The proteins below come from a single Pichia kudriavzevii chromosome 2, complete sequence genomic window:
- a CDS encoding uncharacterized protein (PKUD0B04670), with amino-acid sequence MCVNQQSDLLGEDKKKILMKSRLSIQNDNKLSIVCKNHKTERTLFIMSDWDEDMYDESEEEVLSFEDEDESYGSGNVERSSPPLNSEALYFKAKNLKEEENYEEALCVFDDLIQNSESSEEYIFKSIKQKIKIYEHQRCFETICPMLKKLLLFKERVDSSYFSSSLLKILTRLERSNIGIEAKLSILQVFDNYISTLKMTQMDFSTRKLKYKVVLALANQKLVENDYTKAVQILSGLENDIELEDETIKNSFFLDIIAGKLLVLLGNSAPIKELKTYANKATLLISGIPQTRVLGIINEASGVVAMYSEDYINANKYFQDAFRHYNDSGDTRRVNILVKFVISSILSKSEVNPFQSSDIQGFLKLGSIKLLMNMRNAIQENNVSKYNVIIESTDFSTSFLGQKFLSDFIPVITHMVYSQFVISQIALFERVSFDYFIEKMNIKLSEFKKLVLELFNVGLISKIKIDFRHGIIRKTDCTFLHEKSVNPVSYIRNCFAYYNLCDSATHMDLEREMDNLARNQNKEIGDIEITEKRALNGCSNSDFDVSSKRKFFETFTTKYNVKIQPTNTEDLEMSKFDLFYNNINLRVLAKELFKNHTVGLGLFDDTEIRNKLIKQIELYLRLLSSSAPLPITDDLSFVNRVKDDKRSSEFKKLFSNDKEINVFTQYDPNIPEVTQETSMNPLEPPENFDLIRDPDVSLSRNEKLLERLKTIAKTTEIITEKNAITLLNSGNVNGAADDYELSPRKQLDRGGSYTRLNPCEIFSSVDSPFKATEDQYDYNYAYEDNINNKNGKEDYNDNDDDNLSFNEY; translated from the coding sequence ATGTGCGTTAATCAACAGTCAGATCTCTTGGgagaagataaaaaaaaaatcctcATGAAATCCAGGCTTTCCAttcaaaatgataataaGTTATCTATTGTTTGTAAAAATCACAAGACAGAAAGGACGCTATTCATCATGTCAGACTGGGATGAGGATATGTATGATGAAAGCGAAGAGGAGGTTCtatcatttgaagatgaagatgaaagtTATGGAAGTGGAAACGTAGAACGGAGCTCACCTCCTCTGAATTCGGAAGCTTTGTATTTCAAGGCAAAAAACTTaaaggaggaagaaaattATGAGGAAGCATTATGTGTGTTTGATGATCTTATACAAAACTCAGAATCTTCAGAAGAATATATATTCAAGTCAATCAAACAGAAGATAAAGATTTACGAACATCAACGATGTTTTGAAACTATCTGCCCAATGCTTAAAAAGCTACTTTTATTCAAGGAAAGAGTAGATAGTTCTTACTTCAGTTCTTCATTACTTAAAATACTGACAAGGCTAGAGAGGAGTAACATTGGTATAGAGGCCAAATTATCAATCcttcaagtttttgatAACTATATTTCTACACTCAAAATGACTCAAATGGACTTTTCAACACGCAAGCTAAAATACAAGGTAGTATTAGCATTGGCCAATCAGAAACTAGTTGAAAATGACTATACTAAAGCTGTCCAAATATTGTCAGGCTTggaaaatgatattgagTTAGAAGATGAGACAATAAAAAACAGTTTTTTTCTGGATATCATAGCAGGAAAACTTCTTGTACTTTTGGGTAATTCTGCACCAATTAAAGAACTAAAAACATATGCAAACAAAGCTACTTTATTAATCTCTGGTATTCCGCAAACTCGAGTGTTGGGTATTATCAATGAAGCTTCTGGTGTTGTTGCAATGTACTCAGAAGACTATATAAACGCCAACAAATACTTTCAGGACGCATTCAGGCATTATAACGATTCGGGAGATACCAGAAGAGTGAATATTTTAGTCAAATTTGTAATTAGCTCAATATTATCCAAGTCTGAAGTTAACCCGTTTCAATCCAGTGACATCCAAGGGTTTTTGAAGTTAGGATCAATCAAATTGCTCATGAATATGAGAAATGCaatacaagaaaataacGTGTCCAAGTACAATGTTATAATAGAATCAACAGATTTTAGTACCTCTTTCTTGGGCCAGAAATTTTTGTCAGACTTTATTCCTGTTATAACACATATGGTTTATTCGCAATTCgtaatttctcaaattgcCCTATTTGAGAGAGTTTCATTTGATTATTTtattgagaaaatgaatATAAAATTATCTGAATTTAAGAAACTAGTATTGGAGCTATTCAATGTGGGACTCATTTCAAAGatcaaaattgattttagaCATGGTATTATAAGAAAAACAGATTGCACATTCTTGCATGAAAAAAGTGTTAACCCGGTGAGTTATATTAGGAATTGTTTTGCCTATTATAATCTATGTGATAGTGCAACTCACATGGATTTGGAGCGGGAGATGGATAATCTAGCACGCaaccaaaacaaagaaattggagatATTGAAATAACTGAAAAACGTGCTCTGAATGGATGCAGCAATAGTGATTTTGATGTCTCTTCTAAACgcaaattttttgaaacatttaCCACCAAATATAATGTGAAAATCCAACCGACTAATACAGAGGATTTGGAAATGTCAAAGTTTGATCTCTTTTATAACAACATTAATCTAAGAGTATTAGCAAAAGAGCTGTTCAAAAATCATACCGTGGGCCTTGGCCTCTTTGATGACACTGAAATTAGAAATAAGCTTATTAAACAAATTGAATTATACTTGAGACTGCTCTCAAGTTCAGCACCACTACCAATCACCGATGACCTTTCATTTGTTAATCGAGTTAAGGACGATAAAAGGTCCTCggaattcaagaaattattTAGTAATGATAAGGAAATTAATGTTTTTACACAGTACGATCCAAACATACCTGAGGTAACTCAAGAAACATCAATGAATCCATTAGAGCCAcctgaaaactttgatttaATAAGGGATCCGGATGTTTCGCTTTCCCGCAACGAGAAGTTATTGGAAAGACTAAAAACAATAGCTAAAACTACAGAAATTataacagaaaaaaatgctaTCACTCTTTTAAATTCTGGCAATGTAAATGGTGCAGCTGATGATTATGAATTGTCTCCTCGTAAACAGCTTGATCGTGGCGGCTCTTACACCCGTTTGAATCCTTGTGAAATTTTTAGCTCAGTAGATAGTCCTTTTAAGGCAACAGAAGACCAATATGACTACAACTATGCTTATGAAGACAATATTAACAACAAAAATGGTAAAGAGGACTACAATGATAATGACGACGACAACTTATCCTTCAATGAATACTAA
- a CDS encoding uncharacterized protein (PKUD0B04680; similar to Saccharomyces cerevisiae YFR001W (LOC1); ancestral locus Anc_8.91), whose translation MSINKQTKAYKRKATMNGKREVQPEIRGDSQARNQLANQPNLTPKKEKKTLKGKSLKKHLRAAELYGKKKQPRTYTEKELDIPKLNKAINPGNIVKKGKKGKKFISDTDSITLQRIVKQVNDERDLVNESKLEKSRRLEEIRELRRKEMEMREEEKKEKLESAKSSIKEKASLARSARRKSAKDAKKEINKQATSVVKKKSVSFA comes from the coding sequence ATGTCCATAAACAAGCAGACAAAGGCGTACAAGAGGAAGGCTACCATGAATGGAAAGCGTGAAGTTCAACCTGAAATTAGAGGTGACTCTCAGGCTAGGAACCAACTAGCAAATCAACCTAATTTAACTcctaaaaaggaaaagaaaactcTCAAAGGtaaatcattgaagaagcaCCTTCGTGCTGCAGAACTATAtggtaaaaaaaagcaaCCACGTACATACACCGAAAAAGAGCTGGATATTCCGAAACTAAACAAAGCCATCAATCCAGGTAATATTGTTAAAAAGGGtaaaaaggggaaaaagtTTATATCTGATACCGATAGCATAACTCTACAGAGAATAGTGAAACAAGTTAACGACGAAAGAGATTTAGTGAACGAAAGTAAATTGGAGAAGAGTAGACGTCTAGAAGAAATACGGGAACTCAGAAGAAAGGAAATGGAGATGagagaggaagaaaagaaggaaaaactaGAGAGTGCCAAATCGTCGATCAAGGAAAAGGCAAGTTTAGCAAGATCCGCAAGACGTAAAAGTGCCAAGGATGCCAAGaaggaaatcaataaaCAAGCCACTTCTGTTGTTAAGAAAAAGAGTGTGTCCTTTGCCTAG
- a CDS encoding uncharacterized protein (PKUD0B04690; similar to Saccharomyces cerevisiae YGR106C (VOA1); ancestral locus Anc_3.450), with translation MKLSSQNIKSIAFSALVGIASALSFENTAPLLISNAAFYDTVKFKSMDSIANVKDLLSTLSDEFCFKHPNERLFYLRVPGLGAGEIPSELINIANVATEHVVYDIPSSELFIGKSCSQVQILNMKDIDGSYNLDEHTNVAVIDFVNAAELYKTIDQLTAQFTVENVIIQGLPSFETPGNSWFDKSQQQLQNLLKSNSKKREELDYGRIEQELNETFEEVNELLNDELVEIYEKTNIESKSTLSHSNKKIVIGGSLFDKYSFFTNGIWMCTIVFLFLTWLLSMALSWLSSLQVSYGAFDKPFDFEKKMQ, from the coding sequence ATGAAATTGAGCTCCCAAAATATTAAGTCTATTGCTTTTTCAGCTCTTGTAGGAATTGCGTCTGCCCtttcatttgaaaatacAGCACCTTTGCTAATCTCCAATGCTGCATTCTATGACACCGTCAAGTTCAAATCTATGGATTCGATAGCTAATGTGAAGGATCTTTTATCGACATTAAGTGACGAGTTTTGTTTCAAGCACCCTAATGAACGCCTTTTTTACCTAAGGGTTCCTGGTTTAGGTGCTGGTGAAATACCATCCGAACTAATCAATATTGCTAATGTTGCAACAGAACATGTTGTTTATGATATACCTTCAAGCGAGTTATTCATAGGTAAATCATGTTCACAAGTACAAATTTTGAACAtgaaagatattgatgGCTCCTACAATCTTGATGAACACACCAATGTAGCTGTAATTGATTTCGTCAATGCTGCTGAACTATATAAAACGATTGATCAACTTACAGCCCAATTCACCGTGGAAAATGTTATTATTCAAGGATTACCATCATTTGAAACACCAGGAAATAGCTGGTTTGATAAATCACAACAACAGTTGCAGAACTTACTGAAATCCAATTccaagaaaagagaagagtTAGATTATGGTAGAATAGAACAAGAGCTCaatgaaacttttgaagaagttaatGAATTGCTAAATGATGAGCTCGTAGAAATAtatgaaaaaacaaatattgAATCTAAATCCACACTTTCCCACTCCAATAAAAAGATTGTTATTGGTGGTTCTCTATTTGACAAGTATAGTTTCTTTACCAACGGTATTTGGATGTGTACGATTgtctttttatttcttaCATGGCTATTGAGTATGGCGTTGAGTTGGCTAAGCAGCTTGCAAGTCAGTTATGGTGCCTTTGATAAaccatttgattttgaaaagaaaatgcaatAA
- a CDS encoding uncharacterized protein (PKUD0B04700; similar to Saccharomyces cerevisiae YNL280C (ERG24); ancestral locus Anc_3.81), which translates to MSTLNPTTKEKEFGGAIGASILIVFLPLITLFLYLACNENYVMQGFQLDADAIKGVFCNQILRNWQNVFFNSKCWAYYLAWFFSLAILDVYIPGTTKYGIELRDGTRLKYNINGLQLVGFLLVLFISRFYLYGFNLFELDFLYDNFLGMMATSWEFSILLSFFVYFASFIPLRNKNGKGTKERILSVNGNSQNFIGDWFMGRELNPRIGEWDIKLFCELRPGLLLWLLLNVSCMQRQYQKLGYVTNSMFLINALQFIYIIDGVLNEEGCLTMIDITTDGFGFMLAFGDLCWVPFCYCLQARYLTLNIINLSALSCIIILSIMALGFYVFKASNNQKNNFRQNKLPHLKSIQTDRGTKLLIEGWWGISQHINYFGDMLIALSWCLPTGFNTILTYFYVIYFSALLFHRQARDEEKCRSKYGKYWDEYEKQVQYKIIPYIY; encoded by the coding sequence ATGTCAACACTCAATCCAACTACTAAGGAGAAGGAGTTTGGTGGGGCAATAGGGGCATCTATTCTCATAGTATTCTTACCATTAATCACATTATTCTTATATTTAGCATGTAATGAAAATTATGTCATGCAAGGTTTCCAACTTGATGCTGATGCTATAAAGGGTGTTTTTTGTAACCAAATACTACGAAATTGGCAAAATGTCTTCTTTAATTCCAAATGTTGGGCTTACTATCTTGCatggtttttttcattggcCATTTTAGATGTGTACATTCCTGGTACAACTAAGTATGGGATTGAATTAAGAGATGGCACAAGACTGAAATACAACATTAACGGCTTACAATTGGTAGGGTTTTTGCTTGTTCTTTTCATATCACGGTTTTATTTGTACGGCTTCAACTTGTTTGAATTGGATTTCCTATACGATAACTTTTTAGGTATGATGGCTACTTCATGGGAGTTTTCCATACTCCTGagcttttttgtttattttgcCTCATTTATTCCGCTCAGAAATAAAAACGGAAAAGGCACCAAGGAAAGAATACTAAGTGTTAATGGCAATTCCCAAAACTTCATTGGTGATTGGTTTATGGGTAGAGAATTAAACCCAAGAATTGGTGAATGGGACATCAAGTTGTTTTGTGAGCTAAGGCCCGGCCTTTTGTTATGGCTTTTACTAAATGTTTCGTGTATGCAAAGACAGTACCAGAAGCTAGGTTACGTTACTAATTCGATGTTTTTAATCAATGCATTACAATTTATCTACATTATCGATGGCGTATTGAACGAAGAAGGATGCCTAACAATGATTGACATTACAACAGATGGGTTTGGATTTATGCTCGCATTTGGTGATTTATGTTGGGTTCCGTTCTGCTATTGTCTGCAAGCAAGATATCTCACTCTaaatataatcaatttATCTGCTTTGAGTTGCATAATCATTTTATCAATCATGGCACTTGGATTCTATGTCTTTAAAGCATCaaataaccaaaaaaataattttagGCAAAACAAATTACCGCACCTGAAATCCATACAAACCGATAGAGGTACAAAACTACTTATCGAAGGATGGTGGGGGATTTCTCAACATATCAACTATTTTGGTGATATGTTAATTGCCTTGAGTTGGTGCCTGCCTACTGGTTTTAATACAATTCTAACTTACTTCTACgttatttatttttcgGCCCTATTGTTCCATAGACAGGCTAGAGATGAGGAAAAATGTAGAAGCAAGTATGGTAAATACTGGGATGAGTACGAAAAACAAGTTCAATATAAAATCATACCCTACATTTACTAA
- a CDS encoding uncharacterized protein (PKUD0B04710; similar to Saccharomyces cerevisiae YOL064C (MET22); ancestral locus Anc_3.157), translating into MKIDLIVRNIMSGSIDYLREAYIAQLAVKRAALLTCKVSEEHLKGISKEDSSPVTIGDFGAQAIVINAILKNFPQDEVVGEEDSTLIKEKKIEKLILNEVNSVQLKDSANNNLLGRLESPEDLCDTIDKGNSKGGRYGRIWALDPIDGTKGFLRGDQYAVCLGLIVDGDVKVGVIACPNLPHSLRDASSPKGGLFTAIKGQGSFFQDLYSNVTFPLNKSNKMSVHNEYGLDQTRVLEGVEKGHSSHGLQGMIKEQLKISQPSVNLDSQAKYCALSKGDAEIYLRLPKDPDYREKIWDHAAGYLLVKESGGLVTDIFGNDLDFGYGRTLNSQGVIAATKAVHPAIISTVKNIVGENGEKLAEYC; encoded by the coding sequence ATGAAGATAGATCTTATTGTCAGAAATATCATGTCTGGCTCTATAGATTATTTGAGAGAAGCGTACATTGCGCAATTGGCCGTTAAAAGAGCAGCTTTGCTCACTTGTAAAGTCAGCGAAGAGCATCTGAAAGGGATCTCAAAGGAAGACAGTTCACCAGTTACCATTGGTGATTTCGGTGCACAAGCAATTGTCATTAATGcgattttgaagaacttcCCCCAAGATGAAGTTGTTGGTGAGGAAGACTCAACGTTGAttaaggagaaaaaaattgaaaaattgattttaaacGAAGTCAATTCAGTGcaattgaaagattcaGCTAATAATAACTTACTGGGTCGGCTTGAATCTCCAGAAGACCTATGTGATACCATTGATAAAGGAAATTCCAAAGGAGGCAGATACGGCAGAATTTGGGCATTGGACCCAATCGATGGTACTAAAGGCTTCTTAAGAGGCGACCAATATGCTGTTTGTTTAGGTCttattgttgatggtgaCGTTAAGGTTGGTGTTATTGCATGTCCCAATCTACCACACTCATTGCGTGATGCATCTTCTCCTAAGGGTGGTTTATTTACCGCAATTAAGGGTCAGGGTTCGTTTTTCCAAGATTTGTATTCCAATGTCACATTCCCACTGAATAAGTCTAATAAAATGAGTGTCCACAACGAGTACGGGTTAGATCAAACTAGGGTTCTGGAAGGTGTTGAGAAAGGTCATTCATCGCATGGACTACAGGGTATGATAAAGGAACAACTGAAAATTTCCCAGCCGTCAGTTAATTTGGATTCCCAAGCAAAATATTGTGCCCTTTCAAAGGGTGATGCTGAAATTTACCTAAGATTGCCAAAAGACCCCGAttatagagaaaaaatttggGATCATGCAGCTGGCTACTTACTTGTCAAGGAAAGTGGCGGTCTGGTTACAGAcatctttggaaatgaTCTTGATTTCGGATATGGCAGGACCTTAAACAGTCAGGGTGTTATTGCTGCGACTAAAGCTGTTCATCCAGCAATTATATCAACTGTTAAAAACATAGTTGGTGAAAATGGCGAAAAGCTTGCCGAGTATTGTTAG
- a CDS encoding uncharacterized protein (PKUD0B04720; similar to Saccharomyces cerevisiae YOR002W (ALG6); ancestral locus Anc_6.22) produces the protein MQRFLPQRLKQTDFVFLFKGSPLTDFLYPFKKAANQWVARYMIIIFALIIRCAVGLGSYSGEKTPPMYGDFEAQRHWLEITTGLPITQWYFYDLQYWGLDYPPLTAYHSWLMGKIGKLIDSSWFELDTSRGIETIDLKSYMRITALISELIFFIPGVIMYTRWMGRNLNKAPSIDQTIITAAILFLPDLQIIDHGHFQYNSVMLGLSLLALVNLLHNNLGLASIFYTLSIGYKQMALYYAPIFFFYLLSLCVIPKFNMLKLIYISVSVASSVCFLLAPFLYHGGLSQVKQILLRMFPFGRGIFEDKVGNFWCATNIIIKYKQIFSTTQLQRQSLILTLIGISPSCIAIFLKPDKRLLSWCLASCSMSFYLFSFQVHEKSILLPWMPIALLLNEVDSDVISMVCWFFNVSLFSMTPLLIRDGLIMQCIVLCILSNWLMGNLSWVRKYTNIFVPFVSKRDNAITVLPHSYFWKIAIIGFYLGAGVILTCQLFVAPPLNLPDLWVIGNVLLSFASFFLFYLWTFYKIHVIFKSKVKID, from the coding sequence ATGCAGAGATTTTTACCTCAGAGGTTGAAGCAGACAGATTTTGTCTTTTTGTTTAAGGGATCTCCATTGACGGATTTTCTCTACCCGTTCAAGAAAGCTGCCAATCAATGGGTGGCTCGATATATGATAATAATCTTTGCACTTATAATTCGGTGTGCTGTTGGCTTAGGTTCATACTCGGGTGAAAAGACTCCACCAATGTATGGTGACTTTGAAGCGCAGCGTCACTGGCTTGAAATCACCACGGGGCTTCCGATAACGCAATGGTACTTTTATGATTTGCAGTATTGGGGGCTTGATTACCCACCGTTGACAGCGTATCATTCATGGCTCATGGGAAAAATAGGCAAACTTATAGACTCTTCTTGGTTTGAATTAGACACATCGAGAGGAATTGAGACCATAGACTTGAAATCGTACATGAGAATAACGGCGCTAATTTCTGAGCTAATCTTCTTTATACCCGGAGTGATTATGTATACACGTTGGATGGGGCGTAATCTTAACAAAGCACCTTCAATTGATCAAACAATTATTACAGCAGCAATATTATTTTTGCCTGATTTACAAATAATTGATCATGGCCATTTCCAATACAATTCTGTCATGCTAGGCTTGTCTTTACTGGCGCTTGTCAACTTGTTGCATAATAACCTTGGTCTTGCATCAATATTCTATACCCTTTCAATCGGGTACAAACAAATGGCCTTGTACTACGCacctatattttttttctacctATTATCGTTGTGTGTTATTCCCAAATTCAATATGCTAAAATTAATTTACATCTCTGTTTCAGTAGCATCATCAGTATGTTTCCTGTTGGCACCATTTTTATACCACGGTGGACTTTCTCAAGTTAAGCAGATATTGCTCAGAATGTTCCCCTTTGGAAGAGGTATTTTTGAAGATAAAGTTGGGAACTTTTGGTGTGCAACAAACATAATAATCAAATATAAGCAAATATTCAGCACAACCCAGTTACAGAGACAGTCTCTCATATTGACTCTAATTGGTATTTCTCCATCATGCATTgccatttttttaaagCCTGATAAAAGACTCTTATCTTGGTGTTTAGCATCTTGTTCAAtgtctttttatttgttctCTTTTCAAGTGCATGAGAAATCCATTCTACTACCATGGATGCCTATTGCTTTGCTATTGAATGAAGTTGATAGTGATGTTATATCTATGGTTTGTTGGTTTTTCAACGTGAGCTTGTTTTCCATGACACCTCTACTTATTAGAGATGGTCTCATAATGCAATGCATTGTATTGTGTATATTGAGCAATTGGCTAATGGGAAATTTAAGTTGGGTAAGGAAATACACTAACATTTTTGTTCCATTTGTATCTAAACGTGATAACGCTATTACCGTGTTACCACATAGCTACTTCTGGAAGATTGCAATCATTGGATTTTATCTTGGCGCAGGAGTTATACTCACGTGTCAACTATTTGTTGCACCACCTCTAAACCTACCAGACTTGTGGGTCATTGGAAATGTTTTATTATCCTTtgcttcattttttttgttttacctTTGGACTTTTTACAAAATTCATgtgattttcaaatcaaaagtAAAAATAGACTAA